One window of Nymphaea colorata isolate Beijing-Zhang1983 chromosome 1, ASM883128v2, whole genome shotgun sequence genomic DNA carries:
- the LOC116246219 gene encoding uncharacterized protein LOC116246219, translating to MRTRNSTLNPNPNPNSSAMDPLQIEDPDEKEPAATTSPSRADAVDLSDDIVTPAVHLPEAGGKRPGTNRKKKTARKLAAEQKKMEALRQCLRPVPFSPGKPFSHFAKHERLFRRLGLWGFATLEFDRDLRLDFLASLVACYDPNSRSSTVADVRIKVSRADLARALRLPLKKDRNPTEAIEPEASADAGVPDDLSAVKDFIMNCIFVNAEDALVIPDEITGAIRFLDAGEPEKIDWAGLIWSMAEKELSRGPALSHCYYASHFQILIRSQRPELFEREEEPVSHAPAPDPVPATVPTVTEATTVEEVEDEVAKVDDADENEGGEGEAKTGSQESELNEVLNEENEMVAEAGDEQREQGSVRPCSSNEAGGTSMAPEKLEEDFRNFEQLSLPENMLSMEGNVGLAVMPVPQNIDMEPSEPDVISMGLDKNFLHLNSSVSEFGNGCKRELEDAHILQNESQKKMRHDPQWDNDFNVCMEQIGMWINRAREIHMEKHESFVNAHLNMQEFTAELRNRDQIISSLQAAQYKMSTELTRLRFELYATANLAQGYKQLLESTRKAFDEYRKRCPQMDEPLFKDVPAGGGLVLTSDELTKRLLEREEEDRASFMQWVVEKIDSFGDEWNAKFSILQRDVYRMDDRLAILESEFQLLKSRSAKADVGSADPTSN from the coding sequence ATGCGGACCAGAAATTCCACcttaaaccctaaccctaaccccaACTCCAGCGCCATGGATCCACTGCAGATTGAGGATCCAGACGAAAAGGAACCAGCGGCGACGACGAGCCCTTCTCGCGCGGACGCCGTCGATCTCTCCGACGACATCGTAACTCCGGCCGTTCACCTGCCGGAGGCCGGGGGTAAGAGGCCGGGGACCAATCGGAAGAAGAAGACAGCGAGGAAACTCGCGGCTGAacagaagaagatggaggcgctGAGGCAGTGCCTGCGGCCGGTGCCCTTCTCCCCTGGCAAGCCCTTTTCCCACTTCGCCAAGCACGAGCGTCTCTTTCGGCGACTTGGCCTCTGGGGTTTCGCCACCCTCGAATTCGACCGCGACCTCCGGCTGGATTTCCTCGCGTCTCTTGTCGCCTGCTATGACCCGAACTCCCGATCGAGTACCGTCGCTGACGTCCGCATCAAGGTGAGCCGGGCAGACCTCGCTCGAGCCCTGAGGCTTCCACTCAAGAAGGACCGCAACCCGACCGAAGCCATTGAGCCCGAGGCCTCTGCCGACGCTGGAGTTCCGGATGATCTCTCGGCCGTCAAGGATTTCATTATGAACTGCATCTTCGTCAATGCGGAGGATGCACTGGTGATTCCCGACGAGATCACGGGCGCAATCCGCTTCCTGGACGCTGGCGAGCCCGAGAAGATCGACTGGGCGGGACTTATATGGTCCATGGCCGAGAAGGAGCTATCCAGAGGTCCTGCTCTCTCCCACTGCTACTACGCTTCGCATTTCCAGATACTGATCCGCTCACAGCGGCCTGAGCTATTTGAGAGGGAAGAAGAACCCGTTTCCCATGCTCCTGCTCCTGATCCTGTTCCGGCTACGGTTCCCACCGTTACCGAGGCCACAACTGTTGAGGAGGTTGAAGACGAGGTGGCTAAAGTTGACGATGCAGATGAGAACGAGGGAGGGGAAGGGGAGGCGAAGACGGGTAGTCAAGAAAGCGAGCTGAATGAGGTGCTCAATGAGGAAAATGAGATGGTGGCTGAAGCTGGTGATGAACAACGCGAACAAGGGTCAGTCCGTCCATGTAGCTCGAACGAGGCAGGTGGAACGAGCATGGCTCCAGAAAAATTGGAGGAAGACTTTCGGAATTTCGAACAGCTGTCCTTACCGGAAAATATGCTGTCCATGGAGGGGAACGTGGGTTTGGCGGTCATGCCCGTCCCACAGAACATCGACATGGAACCGAGCGAACCAGATGTTATTTCAATGGGGCTGGATAAAAATTTCCTTCATTTGAATTCTTCGGTATCTGAGTTTGGTAACGGATGTAAAAGGGAATTGGAGGATGCGCACATTCTTCAGAATGAGAGCCAGAAGAAGATGAGGCATGATCCTCAGTGGGACAACGATTTCAATGTCTGCATGGAACAGATTGGCATGTGGATCAACAGAGCGAGGGAAATTCATATGGAGAAGCACGAGTCTTTCGTGAATGCCCACTTGAACATGCAGGAATTTACAGCAGAATTGAGGAATCGAGATCAGATTATCAGTTCCTTGCAGGCCGCCCAGTACAAGATGAGCACGGAGCTCACCAGGTTGAGGTTCGAGCTGTATGCCACGGCCAACTTAGCCCAAGGTTATAAACAGTTGCTTGAGTCCACTCGGAAGGCGTTTGATGAATATAGGAAGCGATGCCCGCAGATGGATGAACCTCTCTTCAAGGATGTACCGGCTGGTGGTGGCCTTGTTCTTACCTCTGATGAACTGACAAAGCGCTTGCTTGAACGCGAGGAAGAAGATAGAGCTTCTTTTATGCAATGGGTTGTGGAGAAAATAGACAGCTTTGGTGATGAGTGGAATGCAAAATTCAGCATTTTGCAGAGAGACGTCTACAGGATGGATGATAGGCTAGCAATCCTTGAAAGCGAGTTCCAGCTTCTTAAGAGCCGGTCTGCAAAAGCTGATGTTGGAAGTGCCGATCCTACAAGTaattaa